Proteins from a single region of Caloramator sp. E03:
- a CDS encoding flagellar biosynthesis anti-sigma factor FlgM, with product MKIDMNINRVINIYSKNLNISKTNENKISLNDCIEISKEGRELQKYIDLAKNTEIKNGRVDEIKRLIDEGNYNFNAEELAKSIMEYIKECDK from the coding sequence ATGAAGATTGATATGAATATAAACAGGGTTATTAATATTTATTCTAAAAATTTAAATATATCTAAGACAAATGAAAATAAAATAAGTTTAAATGACTGTATAGAAATATCAAAAGAAGGAAGAGAATTACAAAAGTATATAGATTTAGCTAAAAATACAGAAATTAAAAATGGAAGAGTTGATGAAATAAAAAGACTTATAGATGAAGGTAATTATAATTTTAATGCTGAGGAACTTGCTAAAAGTATAATGGAATATATAAAGGAATGTGATAAATAA
- a CDS encoding cytidylyltransferase domain-containing protein yields the protein MIGNKCVVAIIPARGGSKGIPRKNIKNLNGKPLIAYTIEEALKSKYVDRVIVSTEDLEIAEISKSFGAEVPFFRPKELAQDDTPGIEPIIHAINYLLNDENYNFDYVMCLQCTSPLRNSKQIDEAILEMYNKDADSAVSVCESEVNPYWMKVIKNGKMVDYLNDNKFYARRQDLPIVYRLNGAIYIAKVGIILKNKNWYTDNTVPIIMDKISSVDIDDEIDFKFAEFILKQGADNYGKII from the coding sequence ATGATAGGAAATAAATGTGTTGTAGCAATTATACCAGCAAGAGGTGGATCAAAAGGAATTCCAAGAAAAAATATAAAAAATTTAAATGGAAAACCGCTTATCGCATATACAATAGAAGAAGCTTTAAAAAGTAAATATGTAGATAGAGTTATTGTTTCAACTGAAGACTTAGAAATAGCAGAGATTTCTAAGTCTTTTGGTGCAGAAGTCCCTTTTTTTAGACCAAAGGAACTTGCACAGGATGATACCCCCGGAATTGAACCAATAATTCATGCTATAAATTATTTATTAAATGATGAAAACTATAATTTTGACTATGTGATGTGCCTTCAATGTACATCACCTTTAAGAAATTCAAAGCAAATAGATGAGGCAATTTTAGAGATGTATAATAAAGATGCAGATTCTGCTGTTAGTGTGTGTGAAAGTGAAGTTAATCCCTATTGGATGAAGGTTATAAAGAATGGGAAAATGGTTGATTACTTAAATGATAACAAGTTTTATGCAAGGCGGCAGGATTTGCCTATTGTTTATAGGTTAAATGGAGCAATTTATATAGCGAAAGTTGGAATAATATTAAAAAATAAGAATTGGTACACAGATAATACAGTTCCTATAATTATGGATAAAATTTCATCAGTAGACATTGATGATGAAATTGATTTTAAATTTGCTG
- a CDS encoding motility associated factor glycosyltransferase family protein: MVIENSFDNIEVIKINYKDRSIYLGSKYNMRREIENFRNKFLPVNKNYKIIIFGSSGGKWIYEYIDEFKERDIIFIEPTKELKEILEENISKTNLNIKVLSLDSNSFKNELKNSIDKRFIEFIIFSNYDLVFPNDVYNLKEMIKDYVMDKTINENTRIVFSKDWFENYIYNLPSVLIDEKLDEYKNVYKDKPAIIVSAGPSLEKNINLLKGNEDNFIIITGIRTLSTLQREGIKCDFACVIDGSEAMYKVSKEALNYDTPLFYSEGANKNIIKEYKGKKIYFSSPTFYQISCKLGDFKTDLLYQGGSVAHSCTAIAHYLGCNPIIFIGQDLAYTNNQIHAKNATIEGEKIQPDKYDLFVKDIYGNEVPTSYGLDSFRKSFEEFIKHFDDRTYINATEGGANIEGTKVMKLSEVIEQFKDNKIDKSYIKQYKKRNEDIALVIKNLKENLNELIKAKKMAEEAVFENKNLLYKYYNDYKSYRKSLKKLDYIDEKFNKKQREFLLINTLFAPIIKEIDIAFYDKKIGNFNDEVEHIKFVAEKGKVLYENINSCIEYALPHIEEIIKKLEELINESK; the protein is encoded by the coding sequence ATGGTAATAGAAAATAGTTTTGACAATATAGAAGTGATTAAAATAAATTATAAAGATAGAAGTATCTATTTAGGCAGTAAGTATAATATGAGAAGGGAAATTGAGAATTTCAGAAATAAGTTTTTACCCGTAAATAAAAACTATAAAATAATTATTTTTGGTTCATCAGGTGGAAAGTGGATTTATGAATATATTGATGAATTTAAAGAAAGAGATATTATTTTTATAGAACCAACAAAAGAATTAAAAGAAATTTTAGAAGAGAATATATCAAAAACTAATTTAAACATTAAAGTATTGTCTTTGGACAGTAATAGTTTCAAAAATGAACTTAAAAATTCAATAGATAAAAGATTTATTGAATTTATTATTTTTTCAAATTACGATTTGGTATTTCCAAATGATGTTTACAATTTGAAAGAGATGATAAAGGACTATGTAATGGATAAAACAATAAATGAAAATACAAGGATAGTGTTTTCAAAGGATTGGTTTGAAAATTACATATACAATCTTCCATCAGTCCTTATTGATGAAAAACTTGATGAATATAAAAATGTTTATAAAGATAAACCTGCTATAATTGTATCAGCAGGGCCTTCTTTAGAAAAAAATATTAATTTACTTAAAGGCAATGAAGATAATTTTATTATTATAACAGGAATAAGAACATTAAGTACATTGCAAAGAGAAGGTATAAAATGCGATTTTGCATGTGTAATAGATGGAAGTGAAGCAATGTATAAAGTATCAAAGGAAGCATTAAATTATGATACACCACTATTTTACAGCGAAGGGGCAAATAAAAATATAATAAAAGAATATAAAGGTAAAAAAATATATTTTTCTTCTCCAACATTTTATCAAATAAGCTGTAAATTAGGAGATTTTAAAACGGACTTATTATATCAAGGCGGTTCTGTAGCTCATTCATGTACTGCAATTGCTCACTATTTAGGATGCAATCCTATAATATTTATTGGACAGGATTTGGCATATACTAACAATCAAATCCATGCAAAGAATGCTACTATAGAAGGAGAAAAAATACAGCCTGATAAATATGATCTTTTTGTAAAGGATATATATGGAAATGAAGTACCAACATCCTATGGATTAGATTCTTTTAGAAAAAGTTTTGAGGAATTTATTAAACATTTTGATGACAGGACATATATTAATGCCACTGAAGGCGGCGCTAATATTGAAGGAACAAAGGTTATGAAGCTTAGTGAAGTTATTGAACAGTTTAAAGACAATAAGATTGATAAAAGCTACATAAAACAATATAAAAAAAGAAATGAAGATATTGCTTTGGTCATAAAAAATTTAAAAGAAAACCTAAATGAATTAATAAAGGCAAAGAAAATGGCAGAAGAAGCAGTATTTGAAAATAAAAATTTACTTTATAAATATTATAACGATTATAAAAGCTATAGAAAAAGTCTAAAAAAATTAGATTATATCGATGAAAAATTTAATAAGAAGCAGAGAGAGTTTTTACTTATTAATACATTATTTGCACCTATAATAAAAGAAATAGATATTGCCTTTTATGATAAAAAGATTGGCAATTTCAACGATGAAGTTGAGCATATTAAGTTTGTAGCTGAAAAAGGGAAGGTATTATATGAAAATATAAATTCTTGCATAGAATATGCACTGCCGCATATAGAAGAAATAATAAAAAAGCTGGAGGAATTGATTAATGAATCAAAATGA
- the flgK gene encoding flagellar hook-associated protein FlgK produces the protein MSGLFNTFNITKRGMFAQQTALNVVAHNISNANTEGYSVQRANLKTTQPFGMPSLTTAAEPGQLGTGVEVASITRSRDVFLDSQIRKENSTLGKYEARQQFLSEIESIFTEPSDTGLSTMLSNFWDSWSQLSNTPEPNSTARTLVAQNADSLCTAINHNYEQLCTMQSNASSIIQQKIFEVNSILTQIQDLNVQIKAVSITGQQPNDLLDRRDLLLDQLSEMFSFSVDETNYKGIQINANIVKDDGSVDEQILLKDGSINYGVAYINKIEADSSDPTKYNMEIYINGDPNKKVTISGIDKDKYKDTQILFYDKTNYEKNGTLNISDISPAKFNNGSLNGYESINKEIEEYKIQLNNLARSLAIAVNTIHSDNGVGIDFFDASAETAEEPAAVIKVSQDILDDPKKINAGKVIDTSDSNYSEGNGERALLISQIRNLKMDILSIKVRDDFINDVSFDSTNLTIKGNSKGMTIDNYFKSTITSLGVSSQEAERMVTNQEALLSQLETRKESISGVSIDEEITNMIQFQRAYQANAKMISVIDELLDVVVNGLIKR, from the coding sequence ATGAGCGGGCTTTTTAATACTTTTAATATAACTAAAAGGGGAATGTTTGCACAGCAGACTGCTTTGAATGTAGTTGCACATAATATTTCCAATGCAAATACGGAAGGATATTCTGTTCAAAGAGCAAATTTAAAAACAACTCAGCCCTTTGGTATGCCATCTTTAACTACTGCGGCAGAGCCAGGTCAGCTTGGAACTGGAGTTGAAGTTGCAAGCATTACAAGATCACGGGATGTGTTTCTTGACAGCCAAATAAGAAAAGAAAATTCAACCCTTGGTAAATATGAAGCAAGGCAACAGTTTTTATCGGAGATTGAATCAATTTTTACTGAACCATCAGATACAGGGCTTTCAACTATGCTAAGTAATTTTTGGGATTCATGGAGCCAGCTTTCTAATACCCCTGAGCCTAATTCAACTGCAAGGACTCTTGTTGCACAAAATGCAGATTCTTTATGTACAGCTATCAATCATAACTATGAGCAGCTTTGTACTATGCAGTCTAATGCTTCAAGCATCATTCAGCAGAAGATTTTTGAAGTAAATAGTATCTTAACTCAAATACAGGATTTAAATGTGCAGATAAAAGCTGTTTCAATAACAGGACAGCAGCCTAATGATTTGCTTGACAGGCGTGATTTGCTTCTTGACCAGCTATCAGAAATGTTTAGCTTTAGTGTTGATGAAACTAATTATAAAGGAATACAAATTAATGCTAATATTGTAAAAGATGATGGAAGTGTAGATGAACAGATACTATTAAAAGATGGATCAATAAATTATGGGGTTGCTTATATAAATAAAATTGAAGCTGATAGTTCAGATCCAACAAAATATAATATGGAAATATATATCAATGGAGATCCAAATAAAAAAGTTACAATTAGTGGAATTGATAAAGATAAATATAAGGATACACAAATCCTATTTTATGATAAAACAAATTATGAAAAAAACGGTACTTTAAATATAAGTGACATATCTCCTGCTAAGTTTAATAATGGAAGTTTAAATGGATATGAAAGTATAAATAAAGAAATAGAGGAATATAAAATTCAGCTTAATAATCTTGCAAGGTCGCTTGCAATAGCAGTAAATACGATACATTCAGATAATGGTGTAGGGATTGATTTCTTTGATGCTAGTGCTGAAACTGCAGAGGAGCCTGCTGCTGTTATTAAAGTAAGCCAGGATATACTTGATGACCCCAAGAAAATAAATGCAGGAAAGGTTATTGATACAAGTGATTCAAATTACAGTGAAGGAAATGGTGAGAGGGCACTTTTAATAAGTCAGATAAGAAATTTAAAAATGGATATACTAAGTATTAAAGTTAGAGATGATTTTATTAATGATGTTAGCTTTGACAGTACAAATTTAACAATAAAAGGTAATTCAAAGGGAATGACAATAGATAATTACTTTAAAAGCACAATTACTTCCCTTGGTGTATCAAGCCAGGAAGCAGAAAGAATGGTAACAAATCAGGAAGCACTGCTTTCACAGCTTGAAACAAGAAAAGAATCAATATCCGGAGTATCAATTGATGAAGAAATTACAAATATGATTCAGTTTCAAAGGGCATATCAGGCAAATGCAAAGATGATAAGCGTAATAGATGAGCTCCTTGATGTTGTTGTAAATGGGCTTATAAAAAGGTAG
- a CDS encoding carbon storage regulator codes for MLIVSRKEGESVLIGEEIEVCILEIGEGVIKVGINAPKSIKILRKELINEVRDENIESTKNIEEFINKIK; via the coding sequence ATGCTTATAGTATCAAGAAAAGAAGGAGAATCTGTATTGATAGGTGAAGAAATAGAGGTTTGCATACTTGAAATTGGAGAAGGTGTGATTAAAGTAGGGATTAATGCTCCAAAAAGCATAAAGATATTAAGAAAAGAGCTTATAAATGAAGTTAGAGATGAAAATATTGAATCAACAAAAAATATAGAGGAATTTATAAATAAGATAAAATAA
- the flgL gene encoding flagellar hook-associated protein FlgL: MRITNKVLVKGYLSDLKNNLQNMKKYQEQLSSGKEIKRPSDDPFKVARSMELSSSISANERYKSNIDEGLGWLETTDEALAQINDSLQRIRELVVQGSTDTYDATQRQAIQKEIDQLKEQIMQIGNTAYDGRYIFGGDKTTNPPFEADSTESSGIKYNGSTNGLLREFSQGVTMDIAVTGNKLLDIFSVVSKISNDLGSGNSPGDYLDDIDDEIDKVLILRAEVGAKSNRLEAMSSKNEEETYNMTELLSKTQDIDIAEKYMEYSTMSSVYTASLKVGAQILQQSILDFLS; this comes from the coding sequence ATGAGAATAACAAATAAGGTTCTTGTAAAGGGATATCTTAGCGATTTAAAAAACAATTTGCAGAATATGAAAAAATATCAGGAGCAGCTCTCATCAGGAAAAGAAATTAAAAGGCCATCTGATGATCCATTTAAAGTTGCAAGGTCTATGGAGCTAAGCAGCAGTATTTCTGCAAATGAAAGATACAAATCCAATATAGATGAAGGTCTTGGATGGCTTGAAACAACTGATGAGGCATTAGCACAAATAAATGATTCCCTCCAAAGAATAAGGGAGCTTGTTGTACAAGGTAGTACAGATACATATGATGCAACACAAAGGCAGGCTATTCAAAAGGAAATAGACCAGCTAAAGGAACAAATTATGCAGATAGGAAATACTGCATACGATGGAAGATACATATTTGGTGGGGACAAGACTACCAATCCTCCCTTTGAAGCTGATTCAACAGAATCATCAGGTATTAAATATAACGGCTCAACTAATGGACTTTTAAGAGAGTTTTCACAGGGCGTAACAATGGATATTGCAGTAACAGGAAATAAATTATTGGATATATTTAGTGTTGTTTCTAAGATTTCTAACGACCTTGGGAGTGGTAATTCACCTGGAGATTATTTAGATGATATTGATGATGAAATCGATAAAGTTTTAATTTTAAGGGCTGAAGTTGGTGCAAAGTCAAACAGGCTTGAGGCTATGAGCAGCAAGAATGAGGAAGAAACGTATAACATGACAGAGCTTCTTTCAAAGACTCAAGATATTGATATTGCTGAAAAATATATGGAGTATAGTACAATGAGCAGTGTTTATACTGCTTCTCTTAAGGTTGGTGCTCAAATACTACAGCAAAGTATTTTAGATTTTTTAAGTTAG
- the fliD gene encoding flagellar filament capping protein FliD, which translates to MSSVSSTSSSSSSTSINVSTSSSTLRITGLSTGLDVDSIVEKMLYYDQAKINRAKQDLQILQWKQETYKDIISEIKTFQNKYLNSSLSSSNMLSSKNYSAFDAVSTVSGVASATATTGAVEGTYSVNVLQTAKAASISGNSLFTQAKISSSTDWNGKTIQFDINSDGSSDTSITIDSDFSGSMDDLISLINSKITADSNLKGKISASLLLDSSGTYIRLNSISGSTKITDDGGTGFGSRSIITPSINTKLTDLNSNTNKIMYLNLNYNGTDISITIDNSDGTKKIKDVIDAISTATSNKVTAKYDQLSGQFVIQNANTGSTSALKVIKSMSGYSDTDTDLLSSLNLSTNLSGNVYGSASQGQDAKVTITSPGGTATTITQSNNSFTINNVTYNLTGTGSTDITITQNVDTVFNKIKDFIDGYNSIVDKIYTILNEKRDYDYSPLTDAQKKEMSEDDIEKWEEKAKQGILRNDTNLQNLLVSMRRAFYDAVEGAGISFNSKTLGLDSTKEGKIEFIDGGEEILKNALKENGEKIANLFCKYSSDADSNTKYKNQGIFQRINDIIVKNVGVAGVTSNSAILTKMANKQNDYSIYGSTGSNTFPDQIYRQSILIQKLNQKYSDDKEKYYDQFSSLETAMEELNSQMSWLYQQLGIS; encoded by the coding sequence GTGAGCAGTGTTTCTTCTACAAGTTCATCATCAAGTTCAACATCTATTAATGTATCAACAAGCAGTTCTACTTTAAGGATAACTGGTCTTTCAACAGGCCTTGATGTTGATAGCATAGTTGAAAAAATGCTTTATTACGATCAGGCAAAAATAAATAGAGCAAAGCAGGATCTTCAGATTCTTCAATGGAAGCAGGAAACATATAAGGACATAATCTCTGAAATAAAAACATTTCAAAATAAATATTTAAATTCATCCTTATCATCCTCAAATATGCTTTCCTCAAAGAATTATTCTGCTTTTGATGCTGTATCAACTGTATCCGGAGTTGCAAGTGCAACGGCTACAACAGGTGCTGTTGAAGGAACTTATAGTGTTAATGTTCTTCAGACAGCAAAAGCTGCAAGTATTAGTGGAAATTCACTTTTTACTCAGGCTAAAATAAGCAGCAGTACTGACTGGAATGGTAAGACGATACAATTTGACATAAATTCAGATGGAAGTTCGGATACAAGCATAACTATTGATTCTGATTTTTCAGGCTCAATGGATGACTTAATAAGTCTTATAAATTCTAAAATAACAGCTGATTCAAATTTAAAAGGGAAAATATCAGCATCTCTTCTATTAGATTCTTCAGGAACATACATAAGGCTTAATTCTATAAGTGGCAGTACTAAAATTACAGATGATGGAGGGACAGGCTTTGGAAGCAGAAGTATTATAACTCCATCAATAAATACAAAGCTGACGGATTTAAATTCTAATACAAACAAAATAATGTATTTGAACTTAAACTACAACGGTACAGATATATCAATTACAATAGACAATTCAGATGGTACTAAAAAGATAAAAGATGTTATTGATGCAATTTCAACAGCTACTTCAAATAAGGTAACTGCAAAATATGACCAGTTATCGGGACAGTTTGTAATTCAAAATGCAAACACAGGAAGCACATCAGCTTTAAAGGTAATTAAAAGTATGAGCGGATATTCAGATACAGATACCGATTTGCTATCTTCATTAAATTTATCAACAAATCTATCTGGAAATGTATATGGATCAGCTTCCCAAGGGCAGGATGCAAAAGTTACAATAACTTCACCAGGAGGAACTGCAACAACAATAACCCAAAGCAATAATAGTTTCACAATTAATAATGTTACCTATAATCTTACAGGAACAGGTAGTACAGATATTACAATAACCCAGAATGTTGATACAGTATTTAACAAAATAAAGGATTTCATCGACGGATATAACAGTATTGTAGATAAAATATATACTATATTAAATGAAAAGAGGGATTATGATTATTCACCTCTTACAGATGCCCAGAAGAAAGAAATGTCAGAGGATGACATAGAAAAATGGGAGGAAAAAGCGAAGCAGGGTATTTTAAGAAACGATACCAATCTTCAAAATCTTCTTGTAAGCATGAGAAGAGCCTTCTACGATGCCGTAGAAGGAGCAGGAATTAGTTTTAATTCAAAAACCCTTGGGCTTGATTCAACAAAGGAAGGGAAAATTGAATTTATAGATGGTGGAGAAGAAATATTAAAAAATGCATTAAAAGAGAATGGTGAAAAAATTGCAAATCTTTTTTGCAAATATTCAAGTGATGCGGACTCTAATACTAAGTATAAGAACCAAGGTATATTCCAAAGAATAAACGACATAATAGTAAAAAATGTTGGAGTGGCAGGAGTAACATCAAATTCAGCGATACTTACAAAAATGGCAAATAAGCAGAATGATTACAGTATATATGGTTCAACTGGTTCGAATACATTTCCAGATCAAATATACAGACAAAGTATTTTAATACAGAAGCTAAACCAGAAATATTCTGATGATAAGGAAAAATATTATGATCAGTTTTCAAGCCTTGAAACTGCAATGGAAGAGTTAAACTCTCAGATGAGCTGGCTATATCAGCAGCTTGGAATATCTTAA
- a CDS encoding flagellar protein FlgN: MDINEIVKKQIEILLSLDSLLDVEKDVLIKDKASELPKIIEEKKEIARKIVEIEKIRISIYKEKTAEELVTEGILDKDKVDKLKSIVKSIKEKEETNMVLTKQSLNYIKMITSALNPNKNVITYGNSGKIENGKVVNVFTTKV; this comes from the coding sequence ATGGATATTAATGAGATTGTTAAAAAACAAATCGAGATTCTATTAAGCCTTGATAGCCTTCTTGATGTTGAGAAGGATGTATTGATAAAAGATAAAGCAAGTGAACTTCCAAAGATTATTGAAGAGAAAAAGGAAATTGCAAGGAAGATAGTTGAAATTGAAAAGATTAGAATAAGCATATATAAAGAAAAAACAGCAGAAGAACTAGTAACAGAAGGCATTTTAGATAAGGATAAAGTTGATAAATTAAAATCTATTGTTAAATCAATTAAGGAAAAAGAAGAAACAAATATGGTTTTAACAAAACAGTCTTTGAATTATATAAAAATGATTACTTCGGCTTTAAATCCAAATAAAAATGTTATCACTTACGGAAACAGTGGTAAAATAGAAAACGGTAAAGTAGTAAACGTTTTTACTACCAAGGTATAG
- a CDS encoding flagellin, with protein sequence MIINHNLNAMNAHRNMSINVNAAAKSMEKLSSGLRINRAGDDAAGLAISEKMRAQIRGLDQASRNAQDGVSLIQTAEGALNETHSILQRMRELAVQATNDTNVSADRSQIQLEISQLKNEINRIASQTEFNTKKLLTGTASNVVFQVGANSGQTITLAIATMDAAALSVDGIDVTTSAASITGQIDKINAAINKVSSERAKLGSYQNRLEHTIANLNTSSENLQAAESRIRDVDMAKEMMAYSKNSILQQAAQAMLAQANQLPQQVLQLLR encoded by the coding sequence ATGATAATCAATCACAATCTTAATGCAATGAATGCACACAGAAATATGTCAATCAATGTTAATGCAGCAGCTAAATCAATGGAAAAGCTTTCTTCAGGTCTTAGAATAAATAGGGCTGGAGACGATGCTGCAGGTCTTGCTATATCAGAAAAGATGAGAGCTCAAATCAGAGGGCTTGATCAGGCTTCAAGAAATGCTCAGGATGGAGTTTCACTTATTCAGACAGCAGAAGGTGCTTTAAATGAAACCCACTCAATACTTCAAAGAATGAGAGAGCTTGCAGTACAGGCAACTAATGATACAAATGTTTCAGCTGATAGAAGCCAGATACAGTTGGAAATCAGCCAGTTAAAAAATGAAATCAACAGGATTGCAAGCCAGACTGAATTTAACACAAAGAAATTATTAACTGGTACAGCAAGTAACGTAGTATTCCAGGTTGGTGCAAATAGTGGACAAACTATTACATTAGCAATTGCAACTATGGATGCAGCAGCTTTAAGTGTTGATGGAATAGATGTAACAACAAGTGCAGCTAGCATTACTGGACAAATTGATAAAATAAATGCAGCTATTAATAAAGTATCAAGTGAAAGAGCAAAGCTCGGATCATATCAGAACAGGCTTGAACATACAATAGCTAACTTGAATACTTCATCTGAAAACTTACAGGCTGCTGAAAGCAGAATCAGAGATGTTGATATGGCTAAGGAAATGATGGCTTACTCAAAGAACAGCATTCTCCAGCAGGCTGCACAGGCTATGCTTGCTCAGGCAAATCAGCTTCCACAGCAAGTTCTTCAGTTATTAAGATAG
- a CDS encoding nucleotidyltransferase family protein — translation MKNNIDKLLVYKNDSIKDALKKLDLGAKGIVLLVDDEKKLLATITDGDIRRGILNGISLDESVEKIAHYNPIAANSNMTRSEIKDLFIKKAVKDIPIVDENNIVIDLITINDILLPVGKKNIVVIMAGGLGTRLKDLTKEVPKPMLKVGNDPLLFHIINNFKQYGYNKFLLSLNYKSEIIENYFQDGIAYGVRINYVKEKKRLGTAGGIKLCREFIDDDFFVINGDIFTNLNVDSMMKYHKENSFDITVGVRKYLFEVPYGVIDVDNNRIKALKEKPNVEFLINGGIYCLSPAVIDFIPEDSYFEITDLINSCIEKDMKVGYYEINDYWMDIGRLEDYNKINEDIYKLISVEKEG, via the coding sequence ATGAAAAACAACATAGATAAATTACTTGTTTATAAGAATGATTCAATTAAGGATGCATTAAAAAAATTAGATTTAGGAGCCAAAGGTATAGTCTTATTGGTTGATGATGAAAAAAAGCTCCTTGCAACAATAACTGATGGAGATATTAGACGTGGAATTTTAAATGGAATATCTTTAGATGAATCTGTAGAAAAAATAGCACACTATAACCCCATAGCAGCAAATTCAAATATGACAAGAAGCGAAATTAAAGATTTATTTATTAAAAAGGCTGTTAAAGATATTCCTATTGTAGATGAAAATAATATAGTTATTGATTTAATAACTATTAATGATATTCTCCTTCCTGTTGGGAAAAAAAATATAGTTGTTATTATGGCAGGAGGATTAGGTACAAGACTTAAGGATCTTACAAAAGAAGTTCCAAAACCAATGTTAAAGGTAGGCAATGATCCTCTTCTTTTTCATATAATAAACAATTTCAAACAGTATGGGTATAATAAATTTTTATTATCTTTAAATTATAAGTCGGAAATAATTGAAAATTATTTTCAAGATGGGATAGCTTATGGTGTAAGAATAAACTATGTTAAAGAAAAAAAACGTTTAGGTACTGCTGGAGGAATAAAATTATGCAGAGAATTTATTGATGATGATTTTTTTGTTATTAATGGAGATATATTTACTAATTTAAATGTTGATTCAATGATGAAGTACCACAAAGAAAATAGTTTTGATATAACAGTTGGAGTAAGAAAATATTTATTTGAAGTACCATATGGAGTTATTGATGTAGATAATAATAGAATAAAAGCGTTAAAAGAAAAACCAAATGTTGAATTTTTAATAAATGGGGGGATCTATTGTTTATCGCCGGCTGTGATTGATTTTATTCCTGAGGACTCCTATTTTGAAATAACAGATCTAATAAATAGCTGTATAGAAAAAGATATGAAGGTTGGATATTATGAAATAAATGATTATTGGATGGATATAGGAAGGCTTGAAGATTACAACAAAATCAATGAGGATATATATAAATTAATATCAGTGGAAAAAGAAGGATGA
- the fliW gene encoding flagellar assembly protein FliW, with translation MKIYTKFFGEIIIDDNDIITFNSGIPGFEEYKKFIILDLESKSTLKCLQSTESKDVCLVIINPWDYFNDYQIELSDDEVDCLEIEKEEDVLVYNVLTIRQDKITANLLAPIVINSLKKKGKQIILSNTNYKIRQEIVCL, from the coding sequence ATGAAAATATATACGAAATTTTTTGGCGAAATAATAATAGATGATAATGATATCATAACATTTAATAGTGGAATACCTGGGTTTGAAGAATATAAAAAATTCATAATTCTTGATTTGGAAAGTAAATCTACATTAAAATGCCTTCAAAGCACGGAAAGCAAAGATGTATGTCTTGTAATTATAAATCCTTGGGATTATTTTAATGATTATCAGATTGAATTATCTGATGATGAAGTTGACTGCCTTGAAATAGAAAAAGAAGAAGATGTATTAGTATATAATGTACTTACAATAAGACAGGATAAAATAACTGCAAATCTTCTTGCACCTATCGTAATTAATTCATTAAAAAAGAAGGGAAAGCAAATAATATTATCAAATACTAATTATAAAATAAGGCAGGAGATAGTATGCTTATAG